CACTATTGACGTAACCTTCATCACCAATGGTGTTGAAGGCGAGTGACGGCCCCGTTCCTCTGGCGCAATCTCGTAAGGGGGTCCGGAGCCATGCTCCCcttccccccaaaaaaaaatgtttcacatTTTTCCCTCTGAAACGCCATTTCCAGCATTCCTGAGACTTGAAAAGCATTGTGAAGGCATGCTATAAAATCTGGAGTTTATTTCCATTTCTCAGCCAGAAacccaaaaataataatgcatGATTAGAAAGGATAGCAGTATGGTTATTTGTCGTTTCTCGACATACCTCTGCGTTAATCAAACAGCGTAGCCTGAAAGAGTCTTCTAGGATGAGCTTTTACAAAGGCCTCGCATATCTCGTCAACCTCGAATCTTTCAGGGTAATGCATAGCAATGACAGTGAGATCTGAAAAGCGCTCTTCAGACATCGTCGACCTGGTGCAGGTCTTGATCCTTTTCATGAGCGAAAAGGACCGCTCAGCCTCCGCACTACTGATTGGTAGGGTGCATGCAATGAGACGAAGACGATGGATGTTTGGAAAAGCATCTACGTCACACGCACCAAGTGCTAGTAGAAGATTGCTTGGAAGTTCCTTCTCTGCTGACTGCCACATAGATTGCCATCTTCGCAGCTcattcccaaaggatttggGAAATGGAAGGTCATTCTCCCAGAATAACATGCCTTCAGTTGCTTCAGATAGCTCCAGGGTGTCATTAACTATGATTGAGGGTACTAGATAAAGCAAGTGACGGGCATGGCGGTCCTCGTCAGAAAATCGGTCTTGCATTTGAATAATCAGGGAGTCAAGAAGGGGAATAGCCACGGATTTTTTGTAATGATCAATTGGACTAGAACTGGGAGTGTTTGAGCGATTCCTCTGTATGCTTGTCTTTCTGGGAATAGCTTCAACGATTCCCAGTTTCTCAGTAAGGTCTAATATTTCTTTGTACCAAATTTGAAAGTCGCTGTCAATGTTTTTTCTAGCCGACTTGATGTTTCCAATGACTTCGTCAACCATCATGTAAGCTTCAAAAATATCTTGATCCCGTTTCTGAAGCTTTGATGCAAGAGCTTTGACTTCATCAAGAATATTCTTGGTGGTAATGAAAACCACTATGGTCTGGAATGACAACGAAGAGGCTTTCAGTCCCTGGGCTTTTGTGATAGTATCTTCGTCCCAATTCCAGCTTCCGGTAGACGATTTCAAATTTGGGTACTCGTGGGTGGAAATAACAGCATCTAGAAAGGTGACAAGGAGCTCATACATTTCCAGGAAAACATCTAGGCACGAGTGTCTTTCCACCCAGCGTGTCTTGCATAGACCTGGAAGCTTGCTGTGAGAATTCTCAGGCATGTATTCTTTCAGTGCCAACTCAAAGAGCTTCTGTCGCTTTGGGCTGTTATTTAAAAATAGATATGTCTCGTTAATTAGACCTATCAAATTTCGCACTTCTGACAGTTGACATGTTGCTGCGATGGAGAGGTTCAGGCAATGAGCATAGCAATGCGTGAAAAGAGCTAACGGACTGATCTCTTTTATCTTAGCCTGCACTCCTTCCTTTCCACTTGACATAACGGAAGCTCCATCATATGCCTGACCACGGATGTTGCTAGGATCCAAAGAAATAGATGTCACCTGTTCATATCGCCTGTTATATCTGTTCCTAAAACGACCGTCTTACAAGTAATATCCAGCACAAAAGTCGCGAAATATTTATTATCTTTTCATAGCTTGACAAGCGGTCGAATGGTGGAAGTGAATCAACTTcgtaaaaaaaagattttctttattattttaggaagaatcaaacaaaaaaccaaacaaatgcTGCTCAAAGGGGGGGTTGCAACTCCCTCAACCCCTCCCCTGGATCCGCCTATGAGGAAGACCATATAACAAAGAGTTACAGTTATCAAGTTTAGAGCTAATAAAAGCATGTACTAAAATTTCAGAGGTTTCTTCGCTGAAATACTTCCTAATCTTAGCAATGTTCCTCAAATGATATTGGCAGGAAACGCAGATT
The DNA window shown above is from Acropora palmata chromosome 7, jaAcrPala1.3, whole genome shotgun sequence and carries:
- the LOC141886516 gene encoding 52 kDa repressor of the inhibitor of the protein kinase-like; the protein is MPDALRVAILLPMLKKSDADFEQFQNFLPISNLKVVSKLVEKAVAIQLTDHFMSHHLDETFQSAYKNFHSTKTALVRVQNDILCAIDNNESVILLLLDLSAAFDTVDHSIMLSRLRDRFGVNGTVLAWFESYLTSRKQFVQVNGCRSTQRSLERGVPQGSVLGPLLYLLYTSPVANIINIHKLQYHLYADDTQLYISFKTDCSYDLSLAKRQVECCVNDVDCWMVHNGLKLNQDKTELVFISSKFRSRPSLEFIQVGDEKIQPKSSARNLGVTIDQCLDLTDHVKKICVSCQYHLRNIAKIRKNRYNRRYEQVTSISLDPSNIRGQAYDGASVMSSGKEGVQAKIKEISPLALFTHCYAHCLNLSIAATCQLSEVRNLIGLINETYLFLNNSPKRQKLFELALKEYMPENSHSKLPGLCKTRWVERHSCLDVFLEMYELLVTFLDAVISTHEYPNLKSSTGSWNWDEDTITKAQGLKASSLSFQTIVVFITTKNILDEVKALASKLQKRDQDIFEAYMMVDEVIGNIKSARKNIDSDFQIWYKEILDLTEKLGIVEAIPRKTSIQRNRSNTPSSSPIDHYKKSVAIPLLDSLIIQMQDRFSDEDRHARHLLYLVPSIIVNDTLELSEATEGMLFWENDLPFPKSFGNELRRWQSMWQSAEKELPSNLLLALGACDVDAFPNIHRLRLIACTLPISSAEAERSFSLMKRIKTCTRSTMSEERFSDLTVIAMHYPERFEVDEICEAFVKAHPRRLFQATLFD